DNA from Candidatus Cloacimonadota bacterium:
TGGGTAAGGTATCTTCCAGGATATCGGCAAGCACTACCTCGCCTACATCAGTTTCGCCCTTGCGGGTGAAGGTGAGAATCTTGCCGATCAGGCTCTTGGCTCTAAGGCATGCTTTGAGGGCTTCATCAAGATCATGCTGAGCTTCTGCGCAGTGTTCTATCTTTCCAGTTGACAGAGCGATATAACCAGCAATAATTGTAATAATGTTGTTGAAATCGTGAGCTATTCCGCCTGCCATGGTCCCGATGGACTCCATCTTTTGCGACTGACGCAATTGGGATTCCAAGCTTTTTATATCTGTAAGATCACGAGCAACAAAGACCAGTTTACCGGGTTTGTTGTAATCGTCCAAGATCACAGATGCGCTGATCAGGCATGGGATACTCTCGCCCAAACTATCACGGAATATGAGTTCTTGGTTCTTTACATAGATGCCCTTGTAGAGATCTTGGAACATTCTTTTTATGTGCTGACGATCGGGGCCAATCACCAAATCTTCCAGTTTGAGACTACGTTTGATGATCTCCGCTTCGCTTTCAAACTTATAGATCTTCAAACTCTCGTCATTTACGCTAAGGATATGTCCGTCCAGATCGGTCACTACCACAGATTCCGGAATAGTCAGGATAATCTTTCGAGTCTGTTCTTCGATCTCACGCAAGCGGGCTTCTGTGCGGGCACGCTCTTCGATTTCGTTGATCAGTTCTTCTTTTTGATCAAAGAACCGCTCAATCAGGTTTGCCACATCAGCAAACTCATTACCCTTTTTACTGAGATCGTGGATGATGCTCGGATCATTAGTCTTCAAGCTCTGGGATATTAGGCTCATGGGTTGACTGATCCATTGTTGGATCAAAAAGAACTGCATCATTAGAAATACAAAGATGAAGCCGATCGTCCCGAACAGAATCAGGTTGCCTAAGCTGCGCAAGCGCTGCAGGAATGGATTTGAACTGCCAAAACTCAACCAAGCTATGGTATCGTTCCTATTATTCTTCAGGGCTATGATGATGTTTGTATCGTAACTCTCTGTACTGATCTCCTCACCGGGATTATGCCGGGTAATACTGATATTATAGTTCAACTCGGAGGATAGGTACTTCAAATACGGATAATCGAAGACCCTGGCAATTAAAATAAATCCTACTGGATTGCTCTCGCGTAGAGGATCATAACCGGGATGGATTGATGCTATGGAACAGAACATTGTATGTTGATGGAAGATGTCGTAAAAACCTGTTGTTCCGCCATTGCGAAGATCATCGATAACTGATGGTTCCAAAGTATATTCGGAAAATCCAGGATTCGTTTCCAGGGTACTACTATAGATTTTCGATCCATTGCTGTCGTATATCTGCAATAAAGTATAGCCAAATACGGTATTGATAATATCTAGATTTTTAATAGCCCATTCTGGATCACGGTTGTTTATGTAGTTGTACAAACCGTCTGAGACCGAGAAGGACTCTCCTAGCAGCTTCTGCTCTCCTGCTTTGATATCCAGGATGGTTTCTATGGTATGACTACGCTGGATGTGGTCGCTTTCGGTATACAAGCGCATTTCTTCACGCTTGATGTGATAAAATAGATAAAAGAATGCTGTGAATACTATCGCAATGACTATAAATAGTAACAGCAGCCTGGATGATATTCGCATGAAGCCCTCAGTTTTATTCTACGGTTGCACTTCCGCATCCATTGCTCTGCTTTCCAGTAAACGGTCCAAGGCAGAATCAACAATCTCAGCTTTAATAGTGATGATAAGTTCGCGTTCTTTACGTTCCACCGAATTGTAACCAGTAAGGTAGCGAATTCCAAGGAACCACCAAGGTAAATCCTTCAGTATCGGTATTCCACTGCGTGTGACAACCTCATCCGTGTCAAAGAGCCCGGCAATCACTGTTTCTTCATTATCATACATGATCAGTTCCGTGGAAGAAGTGCTTTTGGTGATAACTGTGGAAATCTCAGAGGGCTGCCCGCTGGAACGCTCTATAGAGAGTTTCATCATGATCAGGTCTTCACCATTCACATCTACAACTAAAGGACTTACGTCCATGATAATACCTGTAGAGAAGAAAGAATCTAAAGTGTTACCCGCTTCATCGGCTGTTTTTATTGAGATGTCCTGACCAACCTGGATACGCCCAGTTTTTCCGCTGCTCACCAGGATACTGGGTTCAGCAAGGATACTACCCTTCTGGTTCGACTCGATGGTACGGATTAGAGTGTTTATATCCACACTATAGTCGCCCACATCTGCAGTACCGGAACCACTCAAAGTAAGGGGAGAACTCAGCTGCGAAGCACCTGCAAATCCTGCTTTCACGGTTACTTTTCCGTTAAATACGCTTGACCAGTCGATACCCAGATTTTTCAGATAGCTTCTGTCGGCAAGCATGGCCACTGCTTTGATCCTCACCTGTTTGGTGAGAGCATCTTCCACCAATTGTTTGGTTTCGGGATCCAGTTCTTCCAGCGCATTTGCAGCTGCTATCACAGATTCTTTGGTGTCTCTAAAAGCCAAATAACCTACCCCTTCTTCCAAAACCAATTTATTCTGTAATGCGATCAATTCGAGCGCTTGTCGCCATTGCATATTTTGTATGGGGACATTGATGTTGCCGTTGTAGCTAGATAGGTTAATCAGTTTTTTCCCTTCTTCCTCTTCACTAAAGTTCTCCAGGATTCGCACAGCATTGTTGATATGCGTCATTTCGGACATACTTACTTTTTCCTGTATATACTGTGCTGTGTTTTGGGCAAAGAGCCATCCACCGAAAATCAGAGTCAGGCAGCTTGTAGCAATC
Protein-coding regions in this window:
- a CDS encoding ATP-binding protein, translated to MRISSRLLLLFIVIAIVFTAFFYLFYHIKREEMRLYTESDHIQRSHTIETILDIKAGEQKLLGESFSVSDGLYNYINNRDPEWAIKNLDIINTVFGYTLLQIYDSNGSKIYSSTLETNPGFSEYTLEPSVIDDLRNGGTTGFYDIFHQHTMFCSIASIHPGYDPLRESNPVGFILIARVFDYPYLKYLSSELNYNISITRHNPGEEISTESYDTNIIIALKNNRNDTIAWLSFGSSNPFLQRLRSLGNLILFGTIGFIFVFLMMQFFLIQQWISQPMSLISQSLKTNDPSIIHDLSKKGNEFADVANLIERFFDQKEELINEIEERARTEARLREIEEQTRKIILTIPESVVVTDLDGHILSVNDESLKIYKFESEAEIIKRSLKLEDLVIGPDRQHIKRMFQDLYKGIYVKNQELIFRDSLGESIPCLISASVILDDYNKPGKLVFVARDLTDIKSLESQLRQSQKMESIGTMAGGIAHDFNNIITIIAGYIALSTGKIEHCAEAQHDLDEALKACLRAKSLIGKILTFTRKGETDVGEVVLADILEDTLPMIRAIIPVQVSINTDIKSQSFARVDETEMQQVLLNLATNAVHAMQPDGGSLSICLDEVSGFDILGLDPKVQFESKYLHLEVSDTGSGIAPELVSRIFDPYFSTKASGEGTGLGLSIVHGIVSGYRGFINVHSNVGEGSTFHIYLPAIDAAKVKKKARSTRDYPFIPAKVLIVDDEPSLIDIFSQSLQAAGYHTVSFTDSQEALDAYRDAEAPFDIIIADINMPVMDGLKLVSKALELRKAPVILYTGFMDPAQQKKADAITHKIILNKPIMPDDMIKAVRRSMHEFYTKRNKAKESDSG
- a CDS encoding type II and III secretion system protein, with product MNKIMIATSCLTLIFGGWLFAQNTAQYIQEKVSMSEMTHINNAVRILENFSEEEEGKKLINLSSYNGNINVPIQNMQWRQALELIALQNKLVLEEGVGYLAFRDTKESVIAAANALEELDPETKQLVEDALTKQVRIKAVAMLADRSYLKNLGIDWSSVFNGKVTVKAGFAGASQLSSPLTLSGSGTADVGDYSVDINTLIRTIESNQKGSILAEPSILVSSGKTGRIQVGQDISIKTADEAGNTLDSFFSTGIIMDVSPLVVDVNGEDLIMMKLSIERSSGQPSEISTVITKSTSSTELIMYDNEETVIAGLFDTDEVVTRSGIPILKDLPWWFLGIRYLTGYNSVERKERELIITIKAEIVDSALDRLLESRAMDAEVQP